The Drosophila bipectinata strain 14024-0381.07 chromosome 3L, DbipHiC1v2, whole genome shotgun sequence region GCCTCGAATACCGCCACCATCCAGGCAAAGAAGGCGACCACGACCGTATGGCTTGTCGCCCACTTCAGCGGCGATGGGCGACGTGGGAGAAGGTAGCTGTTCGGGACTAGCTGAAGGAGGTGTGGCAGTAGCGCTGGCCAAACTGCCTGAAGAGGTATCCTTCTTCATTTCATCAGCATTAACCTTGGTGGTAAACATGCCCAATAAAGCGTCCATTATGCTCTGTCCTTTCAACTCCTTCTCAGTGTCCACCACAACCGGCATCCTGGAGAAATTATagtattattttgttatattattaaaGATTCATTAACCTACTGTGGTGGCGGTTGCTTCTCTATTAGCCCATTAGCAGCTGCGCCCAGTAGTCCTCCCATAACTTGACGACTAGTGGTGGCCAGCATGTTTTCAATGTGCTCGCGTTGCTCCACGGACTCCGGAGCTTCCGGGGGGATGCCGTTGTAGTTGCCTTTAGCATTGCATCCTGGCGGACATTTGGACCCTGTATCTGTGCAGCGTTTGGCGCCCACCGAGTGCAGTATGTACAGAATCTCGTCTTCCTTGTTGCCACTCGTATCGTTACCCACCATATGGCGCGGGGTTCTGCCATCTTTATTCTTCAAGTTGATATCGCATCCGAAAACCACCAAACACTGGACAATAGGTACTAGTTTCTTTTCAATGGCAATATGCAAGGCGGCATTTCCCTCCTGATCCAAAACATCAATGTCAGCATCGTGGGCTAGCAGGGTTACAACGCACTCGAACCGATTCCTGGCCACCATCACGTGGAGCGCAGTCCGGCCCTCAAAGTTCGTTGCGTTGACGTCGCAACCTTCCATGATGAGGGCGTGAAGGGTTTCTCTGGAGGAACACCAGTGCAGAGGAGTGCCTCCATATTTCATATCTTGGGTGTACAACTTGCTCACATTGGTTTTGAGGAATGAAGCCACCGAGGTGGGAGCGGAGGTCTTGTGCAGCTTGGTGATGTTTTTCGCATTCAAGTTCACATCGGCGCCGGCCAATAGCAATGCCTTTACGCAATCGGGCTTGTCGCCGACACAAGCAATGTGCAGCGGTGTGTAACCGTCCGAGTTAATGTGGTTTAAGTTCACGGTGCTGTTGTCGGTGAGAAGCTAAAACCGAGAAGGGGGAAGTCCCATgttgataaaaatataaaagataaGACCACTGACTCACGTTAATAATTTCCTTCGTGGTGCTGGCGGCGTAATGGAACACCGAATTGCTGTTAATATCCAAATGCTCCAGTTTGCTCAGCGGCAACAAAGCCTTCACCATTTCGATGTGGCCTTGCTTGATGGCCAGTTGGAAGGGTGACATTAGGGAGGTGTGATCGGCCTGGTCTATGCATTGCAAAACTTTCGGATTGCTGATGTAGTCCACCAAATTGAAGTAGGCAACCAAATGGGCAAGGGTCCACGATGGATTATCCGCTAGGGCGTCGCAGGTTTTCTGAAGACCATTTATGTTATAGTGCTATATGAACAAAAGCATCAAATATTAATAGGGTGTACTAATTAAAGTCATTAAAGGTTTAGTTACTTCTTTAACTATGCTGACAAATACGGGTAATCTTTGGCGGAAAGCATTAAAACGCTCCTCGGCCTCCGATTGCACTGCAGATCGGTACAAACTGAAGGACGTGGTATTTGAATCCGAGGTGGGCCTCTGCAGCACGATTTCATAGACAGCCCTCTTGTCGTTGCTGTTATATGGCGGAGCAAATAGGACCATGGCATCATCCCGCGCCAAAACTTGCAGAGTTCCCAGAGATTCGCTCTTGATTTCTAGAACCTTGTTGGCCGGCTGGTCGCCCCCCAGCAGGCGCTGAAGAACTGCAAGTACAATATGTATAACATTTAGAAAAGCGTTTATTGACTGGCATCTTTAAATCTAAACAAAGCTACACATGGAAGACTGTACGACAAGGAAATGATTGTAAGGGGAAATACCAAAGCCAGAGGCGAGGGCTCCAAAGGTTATCCACGACATGACTCAACCCTATGTGGATGGATGCTGCTTGAACTTTGCACCGTGGATATTATTATGTTACTTTTTGGCTAATGTGGATGCGATGAACCTGACAGAGAAATAATGACCAATGGATTAGTAACACGAGAGAAGATGGCACAGGGTGAAAgggtgggtggttggttgTTTGGTTGCCAAGAAATCAATAGTGGGACCCATCAGACATCGGATGATGATGAAGCGGGCCGCACATATGTGTCGCACTTAGCATCAGTCAGCCAATGGGGAGAGAACACCTAGCCCAATGGCAGATCGGATGATTATGCGCCTTCAGTCCATGTTCTTTTCCTCCATTTTCCCCCACATTTTCCACAATTTTCTGCTTTTTAATCAATATATGTAATTGCATGTGTGGGGTGATGATTGTGATAAAGTTTCAAAGTTGTCATTGCAAAAAATAAGGCGCAAATTTTCCGACACTGTGCGAAACAATTATTAAGCCACCAGATAGCTTCGAAATAATGAGGTAGGCTCTTTTATGGGCTGACCATTAAACATTTTACGGCTTTGCTTCTAAGGTTCCTTATCGCGATTCTTCAGTAAACTTTAAATTCTCGCTACCACAAAAcaactaacaaaaaattagcTAGCTTTTTGGCGATGACAGCTTTTCCCATAGACAGAACTCACGACTATCGATAGATTTCGACAAAGTcataaaaaagtattattaAATATGACATGATATAAATCTTTTCTATAAATGATAGAACGTTGAAAATTCTCAAAAgattaaataatgaaaatatattcaaaatatttcatgTGAACTAGAGTTATTAAGGACATTATCAGCTGTTTTTGCAGCCCTATCAGCTGATTCATCAAAAAGtcttataaaatgtattattaaataaaatagaatagaataaaatagaaaatatgtatatgccattttttcccccaaaactTAGTATCTTATGTTAAGTccatgttttaatttttaagtagTAATGTATTGCACAGAAAAACTAATTGATTATCGAT contains the following coding sequences:
- the iPLA2-VIA gene encoding 85/88 kDa calcium-independent phospholipase A2 isoform X1, yielding MSWITFGALASGFVLQRLLGGDQPANKVLEIKSESLGTLQVLARDDAMVLFAPPYNSNDKRAVYEIVLQRPTSDSNTTSFSLYRSAVQSEAEERFNAFRQRLPVFVSIVKEHYNINGLQKTCDALADNPSWTLAHLVAYFNLVDYISNPKVLQCIDQADHTSLMSPFQLAIKQGHIEMVKALLPLSKLEHLDINSNSVFHYAASTTKEIINLLTDNSTVNLNHINSDGYTPLHIACVGDKPDCVKALLLAGADVNLNAKNITKLHKTSAPTSVASFLKTNVSKLYTQDMKYGGTPLHWCSSRETLHALIMEGCDVNATNFEGRTALHVMVARNRFECVVTLLAHDADIDVLDQEGNAALHIAIEKKLVPIVQCLVVFGCDINLKNKDGRTPRHMVGNDTSGNKEDEILYILHSVGAKRCTDTGSKCPPGCNAKGNYNGIPPEAPESVEQREHIENMLATTSRQVMGGLLGAAANGLIEKQPPPQMPVVVDTEKELKGQSIMDALLGMFTTKVNADEMKKDTSSGSLASATATPPSASPEQLPSPTSPIAAEVGDKPYGRGRLLCLDGGGIRGLVLVQMLLEIEKLSRTPIIHMFDWIAGTSTGGILALGLGCGKTMRQCMGLYLRMKEQCFVGSRPYNSEFFESILKDNLGEFNVMTDIKHPKIMVTGVMADRKPVDLHLFRNYTSASDILGIVTSISNRRIPPPPPQEQLVWRAARATGAAPSYFRAFGRFLDGGLIANNPTLDAMTEIHEYNMALRSVGRESEAIPVSVVVSLGTGHIPVTELKDIDVFRPESIWDTAKLAYGISTIGNLLVDQATCSDGRVVDRARAWCSTIGIPYFRFNPQLSEDIAMDEKNDQKLINMLWHTKAYMHNNRNKIIEMINFLK
- the iPLA2-VIA gene encoding 85/88 kDa calcium-independent phospholipase A2 isoform X2 translates to MFNVLQRLLGGDQPANKVLEIKSESLGTLQVLARDDAMVLFAPPYNSNDKRAVYEIVLQRPTSDSNTTSFSLYRSAVQSEAEERFNAFRQRLPVFVSIVKEHYNINGLQKTCDALADNPSWTLAHLVAYFNLVDYISNPKVLQCIDQADHTSLMSPFQLAIKQGHIEMVKALLPLSKLEHLDINSNSVFHYAASTTKEIINLLTDNSTVNLNHINSDGYTPLHIACVGDKPDCVKALLLAGADVNLNAKNITKLHKTSAPTSVASFLKTNVSKLYTQDMKYGGTPLHWCSSRETLHALIMEGCDVNATNFEGRTALHVMVARNRFECVVTLLAHDADIDVLDQEGNAALHIAIEKKLVPIVQCLVVFGCDINLKNKDGRTPRHMVGNDTSGNKEDEILYILHSVGAKRCTDTGSKCPPGCNAKGNYNGIPPEAPESVEQREHIENMLATTSRQVMGGLLGAAANGLIEKQPPPQMPVVVDTEKELKGQSIMDALLGMFTTKVNADEMKKDTSSGSLASATATPPSASPEQLPSPTSPIAAEVGDKPYGRGRLLCLDGGGIRGLVLVQMLLEIEKLSRTPIIHMFDWIAGTSTGGILALGLGCGKTMRQCMGLYLRMKEQCFVGSRPYNSEFFESILKDNLGEFNVMTDIKHPKIMVTGVMADRKPVDLHLFRNYTSASDILGIVTSISNRRIPPPPPQEQLVWRAARATGAAPSYFRAFGRFLDGGLIANNPTLDAMTEIHEYNMALRSVGRESEAIPVSVVVSLGTGHIPVTELKDIDVFRPESIWDTAKLAYGISTIGNLLVDQATCSDGRVVDRARAWCSTIGIPYFRFNPQLSEDIAMDEKNDQKLINMLWHTKAYMHNNRNKIIEMINFLK